CTAATTCTCATCTGCGTAATCTGCGAAATCTGCGTAATCTGCGTAATCTGCGTGAAATAAAATCAGCGTAATCTGCGGGAAACAAAACCTGCGGGAAATATCAAATCAGGGTAACAAATACTACCAATGCCCCGAAAATAAGCAAACAGAAGATATCCCGATAGCTGAACTTCTGTTGATGCAGTATATTGCGTTTGCCTTCACTTCTAAAACCTCTTAATTCCAAAGCGATGGCAGAAGTTTCACTGCTTCTGATTAGTTCTGCCAATGCCGTTACAGATAGTTGTTTATAAACCTGTAAGCGTTTGGATAATGATAACTTGGCTGCATCAATTCCCCGTAATTTAAGTCCCGTTACAAATCCCTTCAGTTGGCTTAAAAACTTGGGAACTAAATGGATAGCATAAGATAGCATAAAAGAAAGCTCTTCAGGTAAACGCAAAGCTGAAAATGCTTTGGAAAATTCCGTGTAATTCATAACAGCTAATCCTTTAGCACAATAAATAACGGTTAGTAAACGCAAAGTTAGCTGCAAAGAAAGAAGAACTGCTTCCCGGGTAATTTTGATTATGCCATAAGACCAAAGCAGTGTTCCTTTATGCCTGAAAACAATTTGGAAGAACGCTAATATCAACAAAAACGGCAAAGTATGCCACAGCGTTTTGAATACTTTCAGCCAACCGTTTTCCATCCGCCAACCGGCATAAAGCAT
This portion of the Candidatus Cloacimonas sp. genome encodes:
- a CDS encoding energy-coupling factor transporter transmembrane component T → MKNSSLHPLTHICIVLLLSTFVFIAKKPVSLLCLTILAMLYAGWRMENGWLKVFKTLWHTLPFLLILAFFQIVFRHKGTLLWSYGIIKITREAVLLSLQLTLRLLTVIYCAKGLAVMNYTEFSKAFSALRLPEELSFMLSYAIHLVPKFLSQLKGFVTGLKLRGIDAAKLSLSKRLQVYKQLSVTALAELIRSSETSAIALELRGFRSEGKRNILHQQKFSYRDIFCLLIFGALVVFVTLI